A genome region from Gigantopelta aegis isolate Gae_Host chromosome 3, Gae_host_genome, whole genome shotgun sequence includes the following:
- the LOC121390539 gene encoding uncharacterized protein LOC121390539: MSLVADYSSEDNISDDDGLSHDGKINHSSSGQNSNLLISQDGDNTSSDSESEDSSNTVGSNVNKTKLPNPLCQEKLAVPGKNLEMTSIGMTLFTNRYEQAELAKSSILEKHVQMTEKHPERGTRQVCFKFKKGTCHMGNKCRFFHDQSNIVNHALKKTDEEKFSDQLGHHSLNPGHSVGIFTHEPVDDDNYLAGKKRKKKVGVSNTLVPPKQALLRLEQQRQSERPWTIKK; this comes from the coding sequence CAAGATAAATCACTCATCAAGTGGCCAGAATTCCAACTTGTTAATCTCGCAAGATGGTGACAACACCAGCTCTGACAGTGAAAGCGAAGATAGCTCTAACACAGTCGGATCCAACGTGAATAAAACCAAACTGCCTAACCCACTGTGTCAGGAAAAACTTGCAGTGCCTGGGAAGAACTTGGAAATGACATCCATCGGGATGACATTGTTCACAAACAGATACGAACAAGCCGAGTTGGCAAAGAGCTCGATTCTCGAGAAGCACGTTCAGATGACTGAAAAGCATCCTGAAAGGGGGACCAGGCAAGTGTGCTTTAAATTCAAAAAGGGCACATGTCACATGGGAAACAAGTGTCGTTTTTTTCACGACCAGTCAAACATTGTAAACCATGCCCTGAAGAAAACGGACGAAGAAAAGTTCTCAGATCAGTTAGGGCATCATTCCTTAAATCCAGGACATTCTGTTGGGATTTTTACCCACGAGCCAGtagatgatgataattatttgGCTGgtaaaaagagaaagaaaaaagttggtGTTTCGAATACTTTGGTTCCACCAAAGCAGGCATTGCTGAGGTTAGAACAACAAAGGCAGTCAGAAAGACCGTGGACAATTAAGAAATGA